Proteins encoded in a region of the Bacillus sp. T3 genome:
- a CDS encoding Wadjet anti-phage system protein JetD domain-containing protein has product MSTIDIIEARVRGFIADIQHPKQKKKINMNDLELQLRRLSDDYFDMDGYSLFYQAIQTLQGEGQLTPIQNHQYNGKTPTLPLFYWVNVKVNEKKWDRLEMMKLSDQFDFSYYERHPEWQTVDEWNRIQNVYTFLQSSQEREIVSLEERSLELFGDEKFLIDSDSFPEGKGFLTRIGLSEDQLKTVNYGEPFVFWIKQGKEMKDIQRVLIVENLSFFHTAIKLLEENLLDYEPELIIYGEGTKIERSFSFFFRTFPPKDYLFYYAGDLDASGYGILIRLMEKYQDCCIQPALKIYRKMLDCIDQRNDQKLGQTQNTNYRDAFLQWFTEEEQVKLMQLWQENKRIPQEVLTIETWRRWL; this is encoded by the coding sequence GTGAGTACAATCGATATTATTGAAGCAAGGGTGAGAGGGTTTATTGCTGATATTCAACACCCTAAGCAGAAAAAGAAGATTAATATGAATGATTTAGAATTACAGTTGCGCAGGCTTTCGGATGATTATTTTGATATGGATGGGTATTCGTTGTTTTATCAGGCAATCCAAACCTTACAAGGTGAGGGTCAACTGACACCGATTCAAAATCATCAATATAACGGAAAAACCCCAACATTGCCCCTTTTTTACTGGGTTAATGTAAAAGTAAACGAGAAAAAATGGGATCGGCTTGAGATGATGAAATTGAGTGATCAGTTTGATTTTTCCTATTATGAGCGCCATCCTGAATGGCAAACAGTAGACGAATGGAATCGAATCCAGAATGTATATACATTTCTCCAATCCAGCCAAGAACGGGAAATCGTGTCATTAGAAGAAAGAAGTCTCGAGCTCTTTGGCGATGAAAAGTTCTTAATCGACAGTGACAGCTTTCCTGAGGGGAAAGGCTTTTTAACCCGAATTGGATTATCAGAGGATCAGCTTAAGACGGTGAACTACGGGGAGCCGTTTGTGTTTTGGATCAAGCAAGGCAAAGAAATGAAAGATATTCAAAGAGTACTAATCGTCGAAAATCTATCTTTCTTTCATACTGCCATTAAATTATTGGAAGAGAATCTTCTTGATTATGAACCGGAACTGATTATCTATGGAGAAGGGACGAAAATTGAAAGAAGCTTTTCGTTTTTCTTCCGGACGTTTCCGCCAAAAGACTACCTTTTCTATTATGCCGGTGATTTAGATGCTTCTGGATACGGGATACTGATTCGGCTGATGGAAAAATACCAAGATTGCTGCATTCAGCCGGCCTTAAAAATTTATCGTAAAATGCTGGATTGTATTGACCAAAGAAATGACCAGAAACTCGGTCAAACGCAAAACACAAACTACCGTGATGCATTCCTTCAATGGTTTACCGAAGAGGAGCAGGTGAAGCTCATGCAATTATGGCAGGAGAATAAGCGCATCCCACAGGAAGTGTTAACAATTGAAACATGGAGGAGATGGCTATGA
- a CDS encoding PLP-dependent aminotransferase family protein, with translation MQKKFAKRTHLVKSSETREILKVTERPEVISFAGGLPAPEMFPVEAIKDACNAVLNDKGADSLQYSTTEGYIPLREAICQRMKGTGINSTIENVLITSGSQQAIDLTGRLFINEGDTIICESPTYLAAINTFKSYNAKFVEVAMDEDGMVMEELEKKLQEHPNTKFIYTIPDFQNPTGRTLKLKRRKKMIELANQYDVLIVEDNPYGAVRFAGEELPPVKHFDTENRVIYISTFSKIFSPGLRLGWICADESLIDKYVIFKQIADLHTDSFAQRITTKYLELYDIEEHINKIKAVYKERCTAMLSCMDEFFPKNLSYSKPEGGLFIWVELPESVDSKELLAKCLEANVAFVPGAHSFRMEQRKILCA, from the coding sequence ATGCAAAAGAAATTTGCTAAGAGAACTCATTTAGTAAAATCTTCTGAGACACGTGAAATATTGAAAGTAACAGAAAGACCAGAAGTCATCTCTTTTGCGGGAGGACTTCCAGCCCCAGAGATGTTTCCAGTAGAAGCTATTAAGGATGCATGCAATGCTGTATTGAATGATAAAGGTGCGGATTCTCTTCAATATAGTACGACTGAAGGATATATTCCTTTAAGAGAAGCTATTTGTCAAAGGATGAAAGGTACCGGAATCAACTCTACTATTGAAAATGTTCTTATCACATCAGGATCCCAGCAAGCAATCGACCTTACTGGAAGATTATTTATTAATGAGGGAGATACTATTATTTGTGAAAGCCCAACCTATCTTGCAGCAATTAATACATTCAAGTCATATAATGCCAAATTTGTTGAAGTAGCTATGGATGAAGATGGAATGGTTATGGAAGAGCTAGAGAAAAAGCTTCAAGAGCATCCAAACACAAAATTTATCTATACTATTCCTGATTTCCAAAACCCTACAGGTCGCACATTAAAACTCAAAAGACGAAAAAAAATGATTGAGCTTGCTAATCAATATGATGTGCTGATTGTAGAGGATAATCCCTATGGAGCTGTAAGATTTGCTGGAGAGGAACTTCCGCCTGTGAAACATTTTGACACTGAGAATAGAGTAATTTATATAAGCACTTTCTCTAAGATTTTTTCTCCTGGTCTTCGACTTGGATGGATTTGTGCAGACGAATCTTTAATTGATAAGTACGTTATTTTTAAGCAAATAGCTGACTTACATACTGACAGCTTTGCTCAAAGAATTACAACAAAGTATTTAGAACTTTACGATATCGAAGAGCACATTAATAAAATCAAAGCTGTTTATAAAGAAAGATGCACAGCTATGTTATCTTGTATGGACGAATTTTTCCCAAAGAATTTGTCTTACAGTAAGCCAGAAGGTGGATTATTTATTTGGGTTGAGCTTCCTGAGTCTGTTGATTCGAAAGAATTGCTTGCTAAATGTTTAGAAGCTAATGTTGCGTTTGTTCCTGGTGCCCATTCTTTCCGAATGGAACAAAGAAAAATACTTTGCGCTTAA